The following proteins are co-located in the Triticum aestivum cultivar Chinese Spring chromosome 1A, IWGSC CS RefSeq v2.1, whole genome shotgun sequence genome:
- the LOC123091269 gene encoding uncharacterized protein, with amino-acid sequence MLCSHVPRVMEILHLEEIPAKHIVKRCTKDARDILSQHRAQYQRDNSANMSFTCRHSKLYLKAMEVVRMDDASTTAYDHLYEGLDALLVSGAPLAEKRVGLGLHDRMAGLTPGTLLGNDEIAYLGGDGAEKCISTGNSVNVNGLHGLKAPDKQRGVGRSTNSREKASYEGLSRRNRFCSICRCEGHKQTTCPERRDALKKPRKPGRCKNCGMEGHRRTTCTRPLDVTEK; translated from the exons ATGTTGTGCAGCCATGTTCCGAGG GTGATGGAAATACTTCATCTCGAAGAGATCCCCGCTAAGCATATAGTGAAGCGGTGCACAAAGGACGCGAGGGACATACTGTCGCAACACCGGGCTCAGTATCAGAGAGACAACTCAGCTAACATGTCCTTTACCTGTAGACACTCGAAGCTGTACCTGAAAGCCATGGAGGTGGTGAGGATGGATGATGCGAGTACGACAGCGTACGATCACCTATATGAAGGTTTGGACGCCCTGCTGGTGAGTGGTGCACCTTTGGCCGAGAAGAGGGTCGGCTTGGGTCTCCACGACCGAATGGCCGGCTTAACTCCTGGTACATTGCTTGGCAATGATGAGATAGCATACCTGGGTGGCGACGGTGCTGAAAAATGCATCAGTACTGGAAACTCTGTTAATGTGAATGGTCTGCACGGTCTAAAAGCACCGGATAAGCAGAGGGGAGTTGGAAGATCAACAAATAGTAGAGAAAAGGCATCGTACGAGGGACTCAGTAGGCGAAACAGATTCTGCAGTATATGCAGATGCGAAGGGCACAAACAAACTACATGCCCTGAGAGAcgggatgccctgaagaaaccacgaAAGCCCGGTAGATGCAAGAATTGTGGTATGGAAGGGCACCGGCGGACCACATGCACAAGGCCTTTGGATGTTACTGAGAAATGA
- the LOC123189430 gene encoding uncharacterized protein, producing the protein MAETQAEIDSYIELYWADRMEAFLEEETERRESGSGGEMKKRKTAAGVGSKKAAAAEDPVEESDNEEGQVESISIAKSNLARTKKILNAKIAKLVGVESGEGPHYKTKTMTEEDVAAAAMYRAKGEEAHMNQDRKGELDAVIKWIATGDPEAIRISDQWMAENVEAMKLEPKDPTDWLAEQAKDYREFWDLLWAGSFGKWEDITLIQPMLYTDEKPPQDVYPIRTLQVFSVKVAAITEELGWPLHVFGIVAARDSLDHNRNIIFGRQRDNCQTIDSENRYLTLTGPTRAVVVVDPVFFEVDLRVKGRTESEDRALSYLVVNCHESGCRESYMFKRVETSKLSTVELTLGDMAESVEATISVRVVDGEWPEGFGGLISARTASISDIEIKLLAFD; encoded by the exons ATGGCGGAGACGCAGGCAGAAATCGATTCTTACATTGAGCTTTACTGGGCTGATAGGATGGAGGCGTTCTTGGAGGAGGAGACGGAGAGAAGGGAGAGTGGTTCCGGCGGCGAAATGAAGAAAAGGAAGACGGCGGCGGGAGTAGgctcgaagaaggcggcggcggcggaggatccGGTGGAGGAGAGCGACAACGAAGAGGGGCAAGTGGAGTCGATCAGTATAGCGAAATCGAATCTGGCGAGGACAAAAAAGATTCTAAACGCAAAGATTGCCAAGCTTGTGGGAGTGGAGAGCGGGGAGGGCCCCCATTATAAGACCAAGACGATGACCGAGGAAGACGTCGCGGCGGCAGCCATGTACAgagccaagggggaggaggcgcacATGAACCAGGATCGGAAGGGGGAGCTGGACGCCGTCATCAAGTGGATCGCCACGGGAGATCCCGAGGCAATCAGGATCTCGGACCAGTGGATGGCTGAAAATGTGGAGGCCATGAAGCTGGAGCCAAAAGATCCTACCGACTGGCTGGCCGAACAAGCCAAGGACTACCGTGAATTCTGGGATCTTCTATGGGCCGGCTCCTTCGGTAAATGGGAGGATATCA CGCTTATCCAACCCATGCTTTACACGGACGAGAAGCCTCCGCAAGATGTGTACCCCATCCGAACTCTGCAGGTCTTTTCGGTCAAAGTAGCAGCCATCACAGAGGAATTGGGGTGGCCGCTGCATGTCTTTGGTATCGTTGCCGCACGCGACTCGTTGgatcacaatcgcaacattatctTTGGCCGTCAAAGGGATAACTGCCAAACCATCGACAGTGAG AATCGATACCTGACACTGACAGGTCCTACCCGTGCTGTTGTGGTTGTGGATCCTGTGTTCTTTGAGGTTGACTTGCGAGTGAAGGGCAGAACTGAATCTGAGGATAGAGCTTTGAGCTATCTAGTTGTTAATTGCCATGAGTCTGGCTGTCGTGAATCTTACATGTTTAAACGTGTCGAAACTAGCAAGCTTAGCacagtggaattgacattgggtgACATGGCTGAATCTGTGGAGGCCACCATCAGTGTCAGAGTTGTCGATGGGGAATGGCCAGAAGGCTTTGGAGGTCTAATTTCTGCCCGTACCGCCAGTATCAGTGACATAGAAATCAAGTTGCTTGCTTTCGATTAa